The following nucleotide sequence is from Pseudomonas putida S13.1.2.
CTTCGGCGGGGAAGTCACGTACCTGGAACGTCACCACCTCGACGCCACGGTCCTGCAGCCACTGGCGCGAACGCTCAAGCAGCACGCCGGAGCGTGAACGAGGACTTGGGCTACCACCGATTGAGACGACCAGCATTGCAGCGCTTCCTTGTGTTCTGTTGGAGGTGACATTAACAGCTGCTATATATATCTAGAAATCATATTTTTTCATTTGGTTATTCCATAAAGTACTTTACGGTTTTGCTATCTTGGGGCCGCTTTGCGGCCCATCGCGACACAAGGCCGCTCCTACAAAGGGACCGCGATCTCCTGTAGGAGCGGCCTTGTGTCGCGATGGGCTGCACAGCAGCCCCAAGCTTCAAGCAAAACCTGCAGGCATAAAAAAGGGCCGTCGAAACGGCCCGAAAATCCCTGCTTGGCTAAGAGCAATGCAACGAGGAATCCATTAACGGTTTGGCTGCGGGGTCAGGCGCAGATAGGGTTTGACCGCCCGGTAACCTTTGGGGAAGCGCTGCTTGATCTCTTCCTCATCTTTGAGCGAAGGCACGATCACCACCTCGTCGCCGTCCTGCCAGTTACCTGGCGTGGCGACCTTGTGGTTGTCGGTCAGCTGCAGCGAGTCGATCACCCGCAAAATTTCATTGAAGTTGCGCCCGGTACTGGCCGGATAGGTGATGGTCAGGCGCACCTTCTTGTTCGGGTCGATGACGAACAGCGAGCGCACAGTCAGGGTGTCGCTGGCGTTCGGATGAATCAGGTCGTACAGGTCGGACACCTTGCGGTCGGCGTCGGCAATGATCGGGAAGTTGACCACGGTGTTCTGGGTTTCGTTGATGTCGTCGATCCACTTGTGGTGCGAGTCGACCGGGTCTACCGACAGGGCGATGGCCTTGACCCCACGCTTGGCAAAGTCGTCCTTGAGTTTGGCGGTCAGGCCCAGCTCGGTGGTGCACACCGGGGTGAAGTCGGCCGGATGGGAGAACAACACCCCCCAGCTGTTGCCGAGCCACTCGTGGAAGCGGATTTTGCCTTCGCTGGAATCCTGTTCGAAATCGGGGGCGATATCGCCGAGTTTGAGGCTCATGGGCTGCGGCTCCTTGGCTGGGTTCTGTACCGTATGGGTTCAATGTGCCTGCATTCGGTTAAAAACAAAAAGAATAAATAACGATTTATTTATAACCAAAATTCATACGAAAATGCAGGCACAAAAAAGCCTCGCATCAAGCGAGGCTTCTTGTTCAGCTACGGCTTACAGGAAGTTGTAAGTGTAGTTGAAGATCAGACGGGTCTGATCCTGGTCAGCCAGCGAGCTGGTGCCGGTGCCACGGTATACGCCGTGACGCAAGCTGGCGCCCAGGCCCTTGAAGGTGCCTTCCTGGATAACGTAGTCGACGCGAGCGTCACGTTCCCATTCGCTGAAGGTGCCGTTGCCGTTGGCGTTCTTGCCGTCTTCACCCTTCAGGTAGGCAACCGAGGCCTTCAGGCCCGGCACGCCCAGGCGTGCGAAGTCGTAGGCGTACTGGCCGAAGGTGGTGTTTTCACCGGCCTTGGCGAACTGGTTGATCATGCTGTCGGTGAACAGGTAGAAGCTGGAACCACCGGCGCCTTCGTTGCGGCCGTTGCCGTCAACCACGTTGCCTTGGTTCAGCCAGACGAAACCACCGTCGTCATTGACGCGCTGGTGGCCGAGCATCAGCGAGTGGCCACCCAGGGTGTAGGTGAACATCGCGGACCAGGTCTTGTTGTCGACCTCGCCAGTGTTCTTGGCATAACCGCCGTTGTTGCTGAAGCGGTAGCCGGCTTCGCCGTTCTTACCGTCGCTGCTGCTGTCGAAGTAGCGCAGGTCAGTCTTGAACGACTGGTCGTCAGCAATCTTGAACACGTGGGTCGCGCCCAGGAAGTGCTGCTTGTAGAAGTCTTCCAGGTTCGAGTAGTAGTACTGCAGGGTCAGGTCTGGGGTGAGCTTGTAGTCCAGGCCGCCGTAACGGAACTTGTTGCTGTCCTGGGTAGCACCGGCTACCGACAGGCCGGTACGGTTGCTCGAAGCACGGCCCATGGCGTGGGTCAGCTGACCGGCGTTGATGGTCAGATTGTCGATTTCCTTCGACTGGATGGTGCCACCCTCGAAGGTTTGCGGCAGCAGACGGCCATCGTTGGAGACCAGGATCGGCAGGTTCGGCGCCAGGGCGCTACCGTAGTGAACTTCGGTCTTCGAGAAACGCGCCTTGGCGTTGGCGCCAACGCGAGCCCACTGGCTTTCAGCCGAGCCGTCGCTGTCGCTCGGGAAGAAGCTGCTGTTGTCTGGGTGCTTGCCACGGCCACCATCCAGGTGGATACCCCACAGGGCCTGGGCATCGACACCGAAACCAACGGTGCCTTCAGTGAAGCCGGAGATGTAGTCGAGCTTGAAGCCCTGACCCGACTCGCGGTTGTCAGCACCGCCATCACGGTTGTCGTTGTTGAAGTACATGGTGCGCGAGCTGAGCGACAGTTTGCTGTCTTCGACGAAACCGGCAGCGCCTGCTTGTTGGGCGAGAACCCCCAGTGCCACGGCCAGGGCCAGGCTGGACTTGTACATGTTTTGCTCCTCTACGTTCTAATTTTTGTGTATCTCTGGCGGAGGGGTCTGCTGCCCCTTCTCACCGTGGATTGGCGATTTAGTCCCAAAGCGTGACCATTAAGTCAATCGTTTCTAAACGTTTCGCGACTTTGGTCTAAGGCGCC
It contains:
- a CDS encoding OprD family porin, coding for MYKSSLALAVALGVLAQQAGAAGFVEDSKLSLSSRTMYFNNDNRDGGADNRESGQGFKLDYISGFTEGTVGFGVDAQALWGIHLDGGRGKHPDNSSFFPSDSDGSAESQWARVGANAKARFSKTEVHYGSALAPNLPILVSNDGRLLPQTFEGGTIQSKEIDNLTINAGQLTHAMGRASSNRTGLSVAGATQDSNKFRYGGLDYKLTPDLTLQYYYSNLEDFYKQHFLGATHVFKIADDQSFKTDLRYFDSSSDGKNGEAGYRFSNNGGYAKNTGEVDNKTWSAMFTYTLGGHSLMLGHQRVNDDGGFVWLNQGNVVDGNGRNEGAGGSSFYLFTDSMINQFAKAGENTTFGQYAYDFARLGVPGLKASVAYLKGEDGKNANGNGTFSEWERDARVDYVIQEGTFKGLGASLRHGVYRGTGTSSLADQDQTRLIFNYTYNFL
- a CDS encoding peroxiredoxin, with protein sequence MSLKLGDIAPDFEQDSSEGKIRFHEWLGNSWGVLFSHPADFTPVCTTELGLTAKLKDDFAKRGVKAIALSVDPVDSHHKWIDDINETQNTVVNFPIIADADRKVSDLYDLIHPNASDTLTVRSLFVIDPNKKVRLTITYPASTGRNFNEILRVIDSLQLTDNHKVATPGNWQDGDEVVIVPSLKDEEEIKQRFPKGYRAVKPYLRLTPQPNR